From Lathamus discolor isolate bLatDis1 chromosome 15, bLatDis1.hap1, whole genome shotgun sequence, a single genomic window includes:
- the FBXW5 gene encoding F-box/WD repeat-containing protein 5 isoform X2 — protein sequence MDAGGGPVLPDTVLYEIFLYLDHVDVLSVGLVCQQWHAVARDEFLWKELFYRYYRISREVPRHPAAVSWYEEFQRLYDTIPCVEVQALKEHNDQIWSNELDISLQHSSNMRPYNWSYTQFSQFNSDDSLLLVSGVFVGPHNSSSGEIAVISMENFTLLSRVRNKPYDVFGCWLNETNLISGNLHRIGRITSCSVLWLNNAFQGIESENVNVVKRLFKIQNLNASTIRTVMVADCSRYDSPDLLLDYEEQLAASTSTCPVFDLGSDSEEEEAKPKQAPEPAVQELLDDVGVPAEDGLQQLFDDIMEGRVRPAMTDTELETKVAELFVRNRTKPPELNLLSTDSNSKTKYLIFTTGCLTYSPHQIGIKRILPHQMTTAGPVLGEERRSDEFFDSLDHVIDIHGHIIGMGLSPDHRYLYVNSRAWPRDCVISDPMQPPPIAEEIDLHVFDLKTMKEVKRALRAHRAYTPNEECFFIFLDVSRDFVASGAEDRHGYIWDRHYNICLAKLQHDNVVNSVAFSPVEQELLLTASDDTTIKVWRSPRAVRSRHAQRPRPRKLLFSWLLNQKS from the exons ATGGACGCGGGCGGCGGCCCTGTTCTCCCCGACACCGTCCTCTACGAGATCTTCCTCTACCTGGACCACGTAGACGTGCTCTCGGTGGGGCTGGTCTGCCAGCAGTGGCACGCCGTGGCCCGTGACGAGTTCCTGTGGAAGGAACTCTTCTACCGCTACTACCGCATCTCCCGGGAGGTGCCCCGGCACCCAG CTGCTGTCTCCTGGTATGAGGAATTCCAGAGGCTCTATGATACCATCCCCTGTGTGGAAGTGCAGGCCCTGAAGGAGCACAATGACCAG ATCTGGAGCAATGAGCTGGACatctccctgcagcacagctccaacATGAGGCCATACAACTGGAGCTACACACAGTTCTCCCAGTTCAATTCTGATGACTCGCTCCTCCTGGTGTCTGGTGTCTTTGTGGGGCCTCACAACTCCTCCTCAGGAGAGATTGCTGTAATCAGCATGG AGAACTTCACGCTGCTTTCCAGGGTGAGGAATAAGCCCTACGATGTCTTTGGCTGCTGGCTGAATGAAACTAACTTGATATCTGGCAATCTGCACCGGATTGGGCGTATAacctcctgctctgtgctgtggctgaACAACGCTTTCCAG GGGATTGAGTCCGAGAATGTGAATGTAGTGAAGAGACTGTTCAAAATCCAGAATCTGAATGCCAGCACTATCCGGACAGTGATGGTGGCCGACTGCAGCCGCTACGATTCACCAGACCTGCTCCTGGACTACGAGGAGCAGCTCGCTGCCTCCACCTCCACGTGCCCCGTCTTTGATCTCGGCAGTGACAGCGAGGAAGAGGAGGCCAAACCCAAGCAAGCTCCAGAGCCAGCAGTACAGGAATTGCTGGATGACGTGGGCGTGCCAGCAGaggatgggctgcagcagctctttgatGATATCATGGAGGGCCGGGTGAGGCCTGCCATGACCGACACAGAGCTCGAGACAAAGGTGGCTGAGCTGTTTGTACGCAACAGAACTAAACCCCCTGAGCTGAACCTGCTCTCCACAGACAGCAACAGCAAGACGAAGTACTTAATCTTCACCACAGGATGCCTCACCTACTCCCCACACCAGATAG GGATTAAAAGGATCCTGCCCCACCAGATGACGACTGCTGGGCCTGTGCTCGGGGAGGAGAGGCGTTCGGATGAGTTCTTTGACTCACTGGATCACGTCATTGACATCCATGGGCACATCATTGGCATGGGCCTCTCTCCTGATCACAG gtaCCTGTACGTGAACAGCCGAGCGTGGCCCCGCGACTGTGTCATCTCTGACCCCATGCAGCCTCCCCCCATCGCTGAGGAGATCGACCTGCACGTGTTCGACCTGAAGACCATGAAGGAGGTGAAGAGAGCACTGCGGGCACACCGGGCCTACACGCCCAATGAGGAGTGCTTCTTCATCTTCCTGGATGTCAGCAGGGACTTTGTAGCAAG TGGGGCAGAGGATCGCCACGGCTACATCTGGGACCGGCACTACAACATCTGCCTGGCCAAGCTGCAGCACGACAACGTGGTCAACTCGGTGGCGTTCAGCCCggtggagcaggagctgctcctcacCGCCAGCGATGACACCACCATCAAGGTGTGGCGCTCGCCCCGCGCCGTGCGCAGCCGGCACGCCCAGAGGCCCCGGCCCAGGAAACTGCTCTTTTCCTGGCTCTTGAACCAGAAAAGCTGA
- the FBXW5 gene encoding F-box/WD repeat-containing protein 5 isoform X1 produces the protein MDAGGGPVLPDTVLYEIFLYLDHVDVLSVGLVCQQWHAVARDEFLWKELFYRYYRISREVPRHPAAVSWYEEFQRLYDTIPCVEVQALKEHNDQVLHLSFSHSGCLFASCSKDCTVKIWSNELDISLQHSSNMRPYNWSYTQFSQFNSDDSLLLVSGVFVGPHNSSSGEIAVISMENFTLLSRVRNKPYDVFGCWLNETNLISGNLHRIGRITSCSVLWLNNAFQGIESENVNVVKRLFKIQNLNASTIRTVMVADCSRYDSPDLLLDYEEQLAASTSTCPVFDLGSDSEEEEAKPKQAPEPAVQELLDDVGVPAEDGLQQLFDDIMEGRVRPAMTDTELETKVAELFVRNRTKPPELNLLSTDSNSKTKYLIFTTGCLTYSPHQIGIKRILPHQMTTAGPVLGEERRSDEFFDSLDHVIDIHGHIIGMGLSPDHRYLYVNSRAWPRDCVISDPMQPPPIAEEIDLHVFDLKTMKEVKRALRAHRAYTPNEECFFIFLDVSRDFVASGAEDRHGYIWDRHYNICLAKLQHDNVVNSVAFSPVEQELLLTASDDTTIKVWRSPRAVRSRHAQRPRPRKLLFSWLLNQKS, from the exons ATGGACGCGGGCGGCGGCCCTGTTCTCCCCGACACCGTCCTCTACGAGATCTTCCTCTACCTGGACCACGTAGACGTGCTCTCGGTGGGGCTGGTCTGCCAGCAGTGGCACGCCGTGGCCCGTGACGAGTTCCTGTGGAAGGAACTCTTCTACCGCTACTACCGCATCTCCCGGGAGGTGCCCCGGCACCCAG CTGCTGTCTCCTGGTATGAGGAATTCCAGAGGCTCTATGATACCATCCCCTGTGTGGAAGTGCAGGCCCTGAAGGAGCACAATGACCAGGTTTTGCACCTCAGCTTTTCCCATTCTGGCTGTTTGTTTGCATCATGCTCCAAAGACTGTACTGTCAAG ATCTGGAGCAATGAGCTGGACatctccctgcagcacagctccaacATGAGGCCATACAACTGGAGCTACACACAGTTCTCCCAGTTCAATTCTGATGACTCGCTCCTCCTGGTGTCTGGTGTCTTTGTGGGGCCTCACAACTCCTCCTCAGGAGAGATTGCTGTAATCAGCATGG AGAACTTCACGCTGCTTTCCAGGGTGAGGAATAAGCCCTACGATGTCTTTGGCTGCTGGCTGAATGAAACTAACTTGATATCTGGCAATCTGCACCGGATTGGGCGTATAacctcctgctctgtgctgtggctgaACAACGCTTTCCAG GGGATTGAGTCCGAGAATGTGAATGTAGTGAAGAGACTGTTCAAAATCCAGAATCTGAATGCCAGCACTATCCGGACAGTGATGGTGGCCGACTGCAGCCGCTACGATTCACCAGACCTGCTCCTGGACTACGAGGAGCAGCTCGCTGCCTCCACCTCCACGTGCCCCGTCTTTGATCTCGGCAGTGACAGCGAGGAAGAGGAGGCCAAACCCAAGCAAGCTCCAGAGCCAGCAGTACAGGAATTGCTGGATGACGTGGGCGTGCCAGCAGaggatgggctgcagcagctctttgatGATATCATGGAGGGCCGGGTGAGGCCTGCCATGACCGACACAGAGCTCGAGACAAAGGTGGCTGAGCTGTTTGTACGCAACAGAACTAAACCCCCTGAGCTGAACCTGCTCTCCACAGACAGCAACAGCAAGACGAAGTACTTAATCTTCACCACAGGATGCCTCACCTACTCCCCACACCAGATAG GGATTAAAAGGATCCTGCCCCACCAGATGACGACTGCTGGGCCTGTGCTCGGGGAGGAGAGGCGTTCGGATGAGTTCTTTGACTCACTGGATCACGTCATTGACATCCATGGGCACATCATTGGCATGGGCCTCTCTCCTGATCACAG gtaCCTGTACGTGAACAGCCGAGCGTGGCCCCGCGACTGTGTCATCTCTGACCCCATGCAGCCTCCCCCCATCGCTGAGGAGATCGACCTGCACGTGTTCGACCTGAAGACCATGAAGGAGGTGAAGAGAGCACTGCGGGCACACCGGGCCTACACGCCCAATGAGGAGTGCTTCTTCATCTTCCTGGATGTCAGCAGGGACTTTGTAGCAAG TGGGGCAGAGGATCGCCACGGCTACATCTGGGACCGGCACTACAACATCTGCCTGGCCAAGCTGCAGCACGACAACGTGGTCAACTCGGTGGCGTTCAGCCCggtggagcaggagctgctcctcacCGCCAGCGATGACACCACCATCAAGGTGTGGCGCTCGCCCCGCGCCGTGCGCAGCCGGCACGCCCAGAGGCCCCGGCCCAGGAAACTGCTCTTTTCCTGGCTCTTGAACCAGAAAAGCTGA
- the C8G gene encoding complement component C8 gamma chain isoform X2, giving the protein MLSRGVLLLLALLLAAPPGLGQGPGRRRRPPPPQSLLEKVAAPAELRLPELAGRWFLVGMASRCSFLAEHSHRLEATAVTVTTGDGQSLDISTFRKLDGICWEIRQRYLPAQARGHFLLKGRAHGSKVDMVVGETDHSSYTILYYQKGQSISVKLYGRSSQVSDAVIDKFEQRLRAVGLSEDVTYYFPTYEMKL; this is encoded by the exons ATGCTGTCCCGGGGCGTGCTCCTGCTCCTCGCCCTCCTCCTCGCCGCCCCGCCGGGGCTGGGACAGGgcccggggcggcggcggcggccgccccCTCCCCAGAGCCTGCTGGAGAAGGTAGCGGCCCCGGCGGAGCTCAGACTGCCCGAG CTCGCAGGGAGGTGGTTCCTGGTTGGCATGGCCTCCCGCTGCAGCTtcctggctgagcacagccacCGGCTGGAGGCCACGGCAGTGACGGTGACCACTGGTGATGGGCAGAGCCTGGACATCAGCACCTTCAGGAAGCT GGATGGGATATGCTGGGAGATCAGGCAGCGCTACCTCCCTGCCCAGGCGCGTGGACACTTCCTCCTGAAGG gccgtgcccatggcagcaaGGTGGACATGGTGGTTGGGGAGACAGaccacagcagctacaccatccTCTATTACCAAAAGGGCCAGAGCATCTCAGTCAAACTTTACG GACGGAGCAGCCAGGTCAGCGATGCTGTCATAGACAAGTTTGAGCAACGTTTGAGGGCTGTAGGCCTGAGCGAAGACGTGACCTACTACTTCCCTACGTACG aAATGAAGCTGTAG
- the C8G gene encoding complement component C8 gamma chain isoform X1: protein MLSRGVLLLLALLLAAPPGLGQGPGRRRRPPPPQSLLEKVAAPAELRLPELAGRWFLVGMASRCSFLAEHSHRLEATAVTVTTGDGQSLDISTFRKLDGICWEIRQRYLPAQARGHFLLKGRAHGSKVDMVVGETDHSSYTILYYQKGQSISVKLYGRSSQVSDAVIDKFEQRLRAVGLSEDVTYYFPTYGFCDSTDEFHILDEMKL, encoded by the exons ATGCTGTCCCGGGGCGTGCTCCTGCTCCTCGCCCTCCTCCTCGCCGCCCCGCCGGGGCTGGGACAGGgcccggggcggcggcggcggccgccccCTCCCCAGAGCCTGCTGGAGAAGGTAGCGGCCCCGGCGGAGCTCAGACTGCCCGAG CTCGCAGGGAGGTGGTTCCTGGTTGGCATGGCCTCCCGCTGCAGCTtcctggctgagcacagccacCGGCTGGAGGCCACGGCAGTGACGGTGACCACTGGTGATGGGCAGAGCCTGGACATCAGCACCTTCAGGAAGCT GGATGGGATATGCTGGGAGATCAGGCAGCGCTACCTCCCTGCCCAGGCGCGTGGACACTTCCTCCTGAAGG gccgtgcccatggcagcaaGGTGGACATGGTGGTTGGGGAGACAGaccacagcagctacaccatccTCTATTACCAAAAGGGCCAGAGCATCTCAGTCAAACTTTACG GACGGAGCAGCCAGGTCAGCGATGCTGTCATAGACAAGTTTGAGCAACGTTTGAGGGCTGTAGGCCTGAGCGAAGACGTGACCTACTACTTCCCTACGTACG GGTTCTGTGATTCCACAGACGAATTTCACATCCTTGATG aAATGAAGCTGTAG
- the C8G gene encoding complement component C8 gamma chain isoform X3: protein MLSRGVLLLLALLLAAPPGLGQGPGRRRRPPPPQSLLEKVAAPAELRLPELAGRWFLVGMASRCSFLAEHSHRLEATAVTVTTGDGQSLDISTFRKLDGICWEIRQRYLPAQARGHFLLKGRAHGSKVDMVVGETDHSSYTILYYQKGQSISVKLYGFCDSTDEFHILDEMKL from the exons ATGCTGTCCCGGGGCGTGCTCCTGCTCCTCGCCCTCCTCCTCGCCGCCCCGCCGGGGCTGGGACAGGgcccggggcggcggcggcggccgccccCTCCCCAGAGCCTGCTGGAGAAGGTAGCGGCCCCGGCGGAGCTCAGACTGCCCGAG CTCGCAGGGAGGTGGTTCCTGGTTGGCATGGCCTCCCGCTGCAGCTtcctggctgagcacagccacCGGCTGGAGGCCACGGCAGTGACGGTGACCACTGGTGATGGGCAGAGCCTGGACATCAGCACCTTCAGGAAGCT GGATGGGATATGCTGGGAGATCAGGCAGCGCTACCTCCCTGCCCAGGCGCGTGGACACTTCCTCCTGAAGG gccgtgcccatggcagcaaGGTGGACATGGTGGTTGGGGAGACAGaccacagcagctacaccatccTCTATTACCAAAAGGGCCAGAGCATCTCAGTCAAACTTTACG GGTTCTGTGATTCCACAGACGAATTTCACATCCTTGATG aAATGAAGCTGTAG
- the LOC136022285 gene encoding lipocalin-like, producing the protein MHIALLSLLGLALLGALRAQDTIPVQTDFQQDKLTGKWFSIGLASNSSWFKEKKHLMKMCTTVISETADGSLEVTSTYPKGDHCEKRNSLYTRTEQPGRFTYTSPRWGSKHDIRVVETNYEEYALVATQISKSTGPSTMVLLYSRTKELSPERLERFTQFSREQGLTGEEILILPHTDKCMADAA; encoded by the exons ATGCACATCGCACTGCTCAGCCTCCTGGGGCTGGCGCTGCTCGGGGCTCTGCGTGCTCAGGACACCATCCCCGTGCAAACCGACTTCCAGCAGGACAAG CTCACAGGGAAGTGGTTCAGCATCGGCCTGGCCTCCAACTCCAGCTGGTTCAAGGAGAAGAAGCACCTGATGAAGATGTGCACCACGGTCATCTCTGAGACCGCAGATGGGAGCCTGGAAGTCACCTCCACCTACCCCAA GGGTGACCACTGCGAGAAGAGGAACAGCCTTTACACCAGGACGGAGCAGCCAGGGCGGTTCACCTACACCAGCCCAC GCTGGGGCAGCAAGCACGACATCCGTGTGGTGGAGACCAACTACGAGGAGTACGCCTTGGTGGCCACCCAGATCTCCAAGAGCACCGGCCCCTCCACCATGGTGCTGCTCTACA GCCGCACAAAGGAGCTCAGTCCTGAGCGCCTGGAGAGGTTCACCCAGTTCTCCAGGGAGCAGGGCCTGACGGGTGAGGAGATCCTCATCCTGCCCCACACGG aCAAATGCATGGCAGATGCTGCTTAG
- the LOC136022329 gene encoding lipocalin-15-like isoform X1 produces MTAALPCLALALLCVLCAAAEVPVQPGFDTQKFAGKWHFAATVSNCSVYLKMKDGMKSAIATISFTPEGNLAMKLAWPLPDRCQRLELLFQRSGQAGHYMAAQEKKELRVMETDYSHYAIVHETQHSKQQPNTMLQLLTREQDVSPQLLQKFEELIPTVGLTKAMLAVLPKSDQCTGAIS; encoded by the exons ATGACGGCGGCGCTGCCCTGCCTGGCGCTGGCGCTGCTCTGCGTGCTGTGCGCCGCGGCAGAGGTGCCCGTGCAGCCGGGCTTTGACACCCAGAAG TTTGCAGGGAAGTGGCATTTTGCAGCCACTGTTTCAAACTGCTCCGTGTACCTGAAGATGAAGGATGGGATGAAGTCAGCCATCGCCACCATCAGCTTCACACCGGAGGGGAACCTGGCTATGAAGCTTGCCTGGCCCCT GCCGGACAGATGCCAGAGGTTGGAGCTGCTGTTCCAGCGGAGCGGTCAGGCAGGACACTACATGG CAgcacaagagaagaaagagctgcGTGTGATGGAGACTGACTACAGCCACTACGCCATCGTGCATGAGacccagcacagcaagcagcagcccAACAccatgctgcagctcctca CGAGGGAGCAGGATGTGagcccccagctcctgcagaagtTTGAAGAGCTCATCCCCACTGTTGGGCTGACCAAGGCCATGCTGGCCGTGCTGCCCAAGTCGG ATCAGTGCACTGGAGCCATCAG ctga
- the LOC136022329 gene encoding lipocalin-15-like isoform X2 encodes MTAALPCLALALLCVLCAAAEVPVQPGFDTQKFAGKWHFAATVSNCSVYLKMKDGMKSAIATISFTPEGNLAMKLAWPLPDRCQRLELLFQRSGQAGHYMAQEKKELRVMETDYSHYAIVHETQHSKQQPNTMLQLLTREQDVSPQLLQKFEELIPTVGLTKAMLAVLPKSDQCTGAIS; translated from the exons ATGACGGCGGCGCTGCCCTGCCTGGCGCTGGCGCTGCTCTGCGTGCTGTGCGCCGCGGCAGAGGTGCCCGTGCAGCCGGGCTTTGACACCCAGAAG TTTGCAGGGAAGTGGCATTTTGCAGCCACTGTTTCAAACTGCTCCGTGTACCTGAAGATGAAGGATGGGATGAAGTCAGCCATCGCCACCATCAGCTTCACACCGGAGGGGAACCTGGCTATGAAGCTTGCCTGGCCCCT GCCGGACAGATGCCAGAGGTTGGAGCTGCTGTTCCAGCGGAGCGGTCAGGCAGGACACTACATGG cacaagagaagaaagagctgcGTGTGATGGAGACTGACTACAGCCACTACGCCATCGTGCATGAGacccagcacagcaagcagcagcccAACAccatgctgcagctcctca CGAGGGAGCAGGATGTGagcccccagctcctgcagaagtTTGAAGAGCTCATCCCCACTGTTGGGCTGACCAAGGCCATGCTGGCCGTGCTGCCCAAGTCGG ATCAGTGCACTGGAGCCATCAG ctga